In a single window of the Nodularia spumigena CCY9414 genome:
- a CDS encoding phytase produces MVTTSTVRFSQFNASLNRNADGQLVTDLSTPDNAQAKAVAEIIRRNTPDVLLINEFDYFGANPTEAVELFLQNYLAISQNGANPVEYPYFYIAPSNTGIASGFDLNNNGTVVTTPGAPGYGDDAFGFGNFPGQFGMLLLSKYEIDTANVRTFQNFLWKDMPDSLLPTIATPDSATPWYSAEEQEVLRLSSKSHWDVPIKVNGEIIHVLASHPTPPVFDGAEDRNGKRNHDEIRLWSDYISPGKGNYIYDDQGQLGGLNPGSRFVIMGDQNADPFDGDSFDNAILQLLQNPGINTNFVPSSPGAVQQSDLQGNANLNHGGNPAFDTADFADGNSGNLRADYVLPSSDLQIQDSAVFWPLNTDPSFSPVGTFPFPSSDHRLVWVDVAAGATEAGKTIPGIQFQGETTFTTGFIPSGEAGIVNGTATQMGGLSGVTYDRTNNLYYSISDDRSQNGPARFYTFTLDPDTSAVTFTDVTPLKDADGNFFAALTVDPEGIALTQDGTIFVSSEGEANINAGRVSDPFIKEFALTGEELRSISVPSKYLPVIEDTNGNGIIDAGDTQISGIRNNLAFESLTITPNQKTLYTATENALLQDGERASLSNGSPSRILQYNLLSGQPEKEYLYITDATITPDPITAFNDNGLVDLLAIDNRGTLLALERSFSVGVGNTIKIYEISLQDATDISTIDSLSNLDETQLAAIKPAQKRLVLNLNDLNLPNGTDNIEGITFGPKLADGSQSIVLVSDNNFNQAQFTQILTLGADLVATVTPRVETRPDLFDDEDPAQSVVDQNADADDPAIYVNATNSADSLVLTAVKNAGIRVYDLSGNLLQTVNPGGIRYNNVDLQYGFQLGGESVDIAVASDRQNDTLVFFKINPNGNANGEYLEDITDSNIGTLFQAAPFSPPYSADDISAYGVAMYRSPVTNDYYVFANRADTGDVAQYKLIDQGNGKIGVERVREFTVPTTAGVDPQTEGMVADQETGFLYIGQENVGIWKFLAEPNGGTTGTLIDQVKDLGGSNLTADVEGLTIYYGANGTGYLLASSQGDNTFAIYNRQGNNEYLGRFAVGRNGAIDSVQESDGADVINVPLGANFPYGLFVTQDGNNDPAKLVEDDGEQENVNSNFKFVPWENIAHAFPNPLNIDTTTYDPRNPMSQPNNQPTTPDVTLVGFASLPADSFAEGPASGTAITGNTNGRNVPFAKQPIQGFSSVQVADENSFWFLSDNGFGSKANSPDYLLRIYRADPSFRGAEGGDGSVNVLDFVQLSDPDNKIPFKIINEDSSERFLTGSDFDIESLVVAEDGSFWIGDEFGPYLLHFDATGKLIEAPIDTPNYVSLNTLNGQAPIVIGHRGASGELPEHTLGAYKLAIERGADFIEPDLVATKDGVLIARHEPNLIATTDVASRPEFSDRLTTKMVDGVAEEGFFASDFTLAEIKTLRAIMPQGFRNQVFNGLYEIPTLEEIIQLVQQIEADTGKKIGIYPETKHPTFHDDLGLSLEEPLLATLEQTGFTDPSRIYIQSFEVGNLKELSQLTNIPLVQLFDAIDVNLDGSLIETQPYDFVVSGDTRTYADLRTPAGLEEIATYASGVGPWKRMIKSVQGVDADNDGQADDVNGDGVVNDADKTLTAPTTLVQDAHTAGLLVHPYTFRNEGRFLAADYNGNPEAEFIDFINLGVDGYFTDFPGTGDRVRDQLTGQFVISPDNPAVIPPEFATLNGSAPLVIGHRGASGLRPEHTLEAYKLAIADGADFIEPDLVATKDGYLVARHENALAILNDDGSVNRTDTSTDVNERPEFADRFTTKVIDGRTINGWFSEDFTLAEIKTLNSIERLPDLRGTKFDGDGLKVPSLEEIIDLVKQVEAETGRKIGIYPETKHPTFFASEGTLLDGSPINISLGQVLVNTLVAQEFTDPERVFIQSFEVGNLQELKQLIMPDAGIDIPLIQLLGGANGRPYDFRVSGDSRTYGDLTKSTELAAIATYAAGIGPNKRLIVPSVGGVLQAPTTLVEDAHAVGLLLHPYTFRNEDIFLAPDYNGDPKLEYQQFIELGVDGFFSDFPGTGSLVVDQLLGDPVYSNLARSRGFEGMAISLDKKTIYPLLEGTVIGDPANSLRIYEFDVESKQYQGLAGYYRMEQPNHAIGALTVINENEFLVIERDNNQGADAQFKKIFKIDLSQKDANGFVTKEEVVDLLNISDPNDLNGDGDTKFTFPFVTIESVVVIDENTLLLANDNNYPFSVGRPPVIDNNEIILLGLDKPLNLATPVVSIVAPVPDTAEAGNQPGVFRISRIGNTSKSLTVNYTVEGAATNGVDYNNLMGFATIAAGQTFVDVTVTPVDDDLLEGDETVILNLVDEAEYVLGISNTATVTIADNNFVPLVNNPGSDTFTIRGSGDTVQLQVSLTRTKPNQVNELGVFTVDDAEGRINGIAPGEAGYAEAALERAQAIFSGVHRLPTGFSQDNITRLLEVNSGDNLRFYVVPNGTSDEVRAGVIPITDVVFADASTQRVTDLGNDEFSLAWKVKSLISSTYEDFEVKIQATEQPLPLGTGLQGTSQAELIDLRGITQSVQAEFVVNREAALNNYVSFYRVTDENGGIDVDGNGTADILPGEAGYTQAAVSARIPGIDLTTNNRQTSTYTAILEAGSLLAPFMIADGSPANMNAQSVYFPFLGANSTQVDHVTLLGNNVFAFEDLQRGDKDFNDMIVRVNLTFG; encoded by the coding sequence ATGGTAACTACCAGTACAGTTCGCTTTTCCCAATTCAATGCTTCGCTGAACCGCAACGCTGATGGTCAATTAGTCACCGATTTGTCTACTCCAGACAATGCTCAAGCCAAAGCTGTGGCAGAAATCATTCGGCGCAACACCCCAGATGTGCTATTGATTAATGAATTTGATTACTTTGGCGCTAATCCCACTGAGGCTGTTGAACTATTTCTGCAAAATTACCTTGCAATCAGCCAAAACGGTGCAAATCCAGTGGAGTATCCCTACTTTTACATTGCACCCTCTAATACAGGTATTGCTTCTGGGTTTGATTTAAACAACAACGGCACAGTTGTCACCACCCCAGGCGCACCGGGATATGGTGATGATGCTTTTGGCTTTGGAAATTTTCCTGGTCAGTTCGGGATGTTGTTGCTGTCCAAGTACGAAATTGACACAGCCAACGTTCGCACCTTCCAAAACTTTCTCTGGAAGGATATGCCGGATTCTTTACTACCTACGATTGCCACTCCTGATTCTGCCACTCCTTGGTATTCAGCCGAGGAACAAGAAGTATTGCGGCTTTCTTCCAAGAGTCACTGGGATGTCCCCATTAAGGTGAACGGCGAAATTATTCACGTCCTCGCCAGTCATCCTACACCACCTGTATTTGATGGCGCAGAAGACCGCAACGGTAAACGCAACCATGATGAGATTCGCCTGTGGTCAGACTATATCAGCCCTGGAAAAGGCAATTACATCTATGATGATCAGGGACAATTGGGTGGTTTAAATCCTGGTTCCCGCTTTGTGATTATGGGCGACCAAAACGCCGATCCTTTTGATGGGGATAGTTTTGATAATGCCATTCTTCAGCTATTACAAAACCCTGGCATTAATACTAATTTCGTTCCCAGCAGTCCTGGTGCTGTGCAACAGTCAGATTTACAAGGTAACGCTAACCTGAATCACGGAGGTAATCCGGCTTTCGATACCGCAGATTTTGCCGATGGTAACTCGGGTAATTTGCGCGCTGACTATGTACTACCTTCTTCTGACCTGCAAATTCAAGACTCAGCAGTATTTTGGCCTCTCAATACTGACCCAAGCTTCTCCCCTGTAGGCACGTTTCCCTTCCCCAGTTCTGACCATCGCCTCGTGTGGGTAGATGTCGCCGCAGGAGCAACAGAAGCGGGTAAAACTATTCCTGGTATCCAATTCCAGGGCGAAACTACTTTTACCACAGGCTTTATTCCCTCTGGTGAAGCGGGAATAGTGAACGGCACAGCGACTCAAATGGGTGGATTATCTGGTGTCACCTACGATCGCACAAATAATCTTTATTACTCTATCTCAGATGATCGCTCGCAAAATGGCCCGGCGCGTTTCTATACCTTCACTCTTGACCCGGACACATCTGCGGTAACATTTACTGATGTCACTCCCCTCAAAGATGCTGACGGTAATTTCTTTGCTGCGTTAACTGTTGACCCTGAAGGTATTGCCTTAACTCAAGATGGGACTATTTTTGTTTCTTCTGAAGGTGAAGCCAATATTAATGCAGGTCGTGTCAGTGACCCCTTCATTAAAGAGTTTGCTTTAACCGGAGAGGAATTGCGATCGATCTCTGTCCCCAGTAAATATCTGCCAGTAATAGAAGACACCAACGGCAACGGAATTATAGATGCAGGTGATACTCAAATATCAGGTATTCGTAATAACTTAGCCTTTGAAAGCCTGACTATTACACCCAACCAAAAAACGCTATACACAGCCACAGAAAATGCTCTGTTACAAGATGGTGAACGGGCTTCTCTGAGTAATGGCAGTCCTTCCCGGATTCTGCAATATAACTTGCTCAGTGGACAACCAGAAAAAGAATATCTCTACATTACTGATGCCACTATCACACCAGATCCAATCACAGCCTTTAATGATAATGGCTTAGTGGATTTGTTAGCCATTGATAACCGAGGTACTTTGCTGGCGTTGGAACGCTCTTTTTCCGTAGGCGTAGGCAACACCATCAAAATCTACGAAATATCTCTGCAAGATGCCACCGACATCAGCACAATTGATTCCCTCTCAAATCTCGATGAAACTCAACTAGCTGCCATTAAACCAGCCCAGAAGCGCCTAGTCTTGAATTTAAATGACCTCAACTTGCCCAATGGGACAGATAACATTGAAGGCATTACATTTGGCCCCAAATTGGCAGATGGTAGTCAGTCAATTGTATTGGTGAGTGATAACAACTTCAACCAAGCCCAATTTACCCAAATCCTGACTTTGGGTGCTGACTTAGTAGCGACTGTCACCCCCAGAGTAGAAACCCGTCCTGATTTGTTTGACGATGAAGACCCAGCCCAGTCTGTTGTTGATCAAAATGCTGATGCTGATGACCCAGCAATTTATGTGAATGCTACCAACTCAGCTGATAGCTTGGTACTCACAGCAGTGAAAAATGCTGGTATCCGGGTTTATGACTTGTCTGGTAATTTATTGCAGACAGTTAACCCTGGTGGTATTCGTTACAACAACGTTGATTTGCAATACGGTTTTCAATTAGGTGGTGAGTCTGTTGATATTGCCGTAGCAAGCGATCGCCAAAACGATACACTGGTATTCTTCAAAATAAATCCCAATGGTAACGCCAACGGTGAATACCTAGAAGACATTACCGATAGCAATATTGGCACTCTCTTCCAAGCTGCACCCTTTAGCCCACCTTACTCAGCAGACGACATCAGCGCTTACGGTGTAGCAATGTACCGTAGTCCCGTCACCAATGATTACTATGTCTTCGCTAATCGTGCCGACACTGGAGATGTTGCCCAGTACAAACTAATTGATCAAGGTAATGGCAAAATTGGGGTAGAACGAGTTAGAGAATTCACCGTACCCACCACAGCCGGAGTTGACCCCCAAACCGAGGGGATGGTGGCAGACCAAGAAACAGGTTTCCTCTACATCGGTCAAGAAAATGTCGGCATTTGGAAGTTCCTAGCAGAACCCAACGGCGGTACAACTGGCACACTCATCGATCAAGTTAAAGACTTGGGTGGTAGCAATCTCACCGCCGATGTCGAAGGACTGACGATTTACTATGGTGCTAACGGTACAGGCTATCTACTAGCATCCAGTCAAGGGGATAACACCTTTGCTATCTATAACCGTCAAGGTAACAACGAATACTTAGGACGCTTTGCCGTTGGTAGGAATGGCGCAATTGACAGCGTGCAAGAGTCAGACGGCGCAGATGTGATTAACGTCCCCTTGGGCGCTAACTTCCCTTACGGTCTGTTTGTTACCCAGGATGGTAATAACGACCCAGCCAAATTAGTTGAAGATGACGGCGAACAAGAAAACGTCAATAGCAACTTTAAATTTGTCCCTTGGGAAAACATTGCTCATGCTTTCCCCAATCCCCTAAACATTGACACCACTACATACGACCCCCGTAATCCTATGTCACAACCCAACAATCAACCCACTACCCCAGACGTAACACTCGTAGGTTTTGCTTCCCTCCCGGCTGATAGCTTTGCTGAAGGGCCTGCTTCGGGTACTGCCATTACAGGTAATACTAACGGACGGAATGTACCTTTTGCCAAACAGCCGATTCAAGGATTTAGTTCTGTCCAAGTTGCTGATGAAAATTCCTTCTGGTTCTTGTCTGACAATGGGTTTGGTAGCAAGGCGAATAGTCCTGATTATTTACTGCGGATTTATCGGGCTGACCCCAGTTTCCGAGGTGCAGAGGGTGGCGATGGTAGTGTGAATGTGTTGGATTTTGTGCAACTATCCGACCCTGACAATAAAATCCCCTTTAAGATTATCAATGAGGATAGTTCTGAGCGTTTCTTAACTGGTTCAGATTTCGATATTGAATCTTTGGTAGTTGCAGAGGATGGTAGTTTCTGGATTGGTGATGAGTTTGGCCCTTACCTGTTACATTTCGATGCCACTGGTAAGCTGATAGAAGCTCCCATTGATACGCCTAATTATGTCAGTTTAAATACTCTTAATGGTCAAGCACCGATTGTAATTGGACATCGGGGCGCAAGCGGTGAACTACCAGAGCATACTTTGGGCGCTTACAAACTGGCAATTGAACGCGGTGCAGATTTCATTGAGCCTGATTTGGTTGCTACTAAGGATGGGGTGTTGATTGCCCGTCATGAACCTAATTTAATTGCTACCACTGATGTTGCTTCTCGTCCAGAATTTAGCGATCGCTTGACCACTAAAATGGTCGATGGCGTTGCGGAAGAAGGCTTTTTTGCTTCTGACTTCACTTTGGCGGAAATCAAGACCCTACGGGCGATTATGCCTCAAGGTTTCCGTAACCAAGTGTTTAACGGTCTGTACGAAATTCCGACTTTAGAGGAAATTATTCAGTTAGTTCAGCAAATCGAAGCTGATACAGGCAAAAAGATTGGCATTTACCCAGAAACCAAGCATCCTACTTTCCACGATGATTTGGGTTTGTCCCTGGAAGAACCCCTGTTAGCAACCTTAGAACAAACTGGATTTACTGACCCCAGTCGGATTTACATCCAATCTTTTGAAGTCGGCAATCTCAAGGAACTGAGTCAGTTAACTAATATACCTTTGGTTCAGTTATTCGATGCTATTGATGTCAATCTTGATGGTTCACTGATTGAAACTCAACCTTATGATTTCGTAGTCAGTGGCGACACCCGCACCTATGCTGACTTGCGGACACCAGCAGGTTTAGAAGAAATTGCCACCTACGCATCTGGTGTTGGTCCTTGGAAACGGATGATTAAATCTGTGCAAGGTGTTGATGCGGATAATGATGGTCAAGCCGATGATGTCAATGGTGATGGTGTTGTTAACGATGCTGATAAAACCCTCACCGCTCCCACAACACTGGTGCAAGATGCCCACACCGCAGGTTTGCTGGTACATCCTTACACCTTCCGCAATGAAGGGCGTTTTCTCGCCGCCGACTACAACGGCAACCCAGAAGCGGAATTCATCGATTTCATTAATTTAGGTGTTGATGGCTATTTTACAGATTTTCCAGGTACTGGCGATCGCGTGCGTGATCAATTAACTGGGCAGTTTGTCATCTCCCCTGATAACCCTGCTGTAATTCCCCCTGAGTTTGCTACTTTAAATGGTTCTGCACCTTTGGTAATTGGACACCGGGGAGCTAGTGGTTTACGTCCAGAACATACTTTAGAAGCATACAAGTTAGCGATCGCAGATGGGGCTGATTTCATTGAACCTGATTTGGTCGCTACTAAAGATGGTTATTTAGTGGCGCGTCACGAAAACGCCTTGGCAATTCTCAATGATGATGGTTCAGTGAATAGAACTGACACCAGCACCGATGTTAACGAACGTCCAGAATTTGCTGACCGTTTCACCACTAAAGTTATTGATGGTCGCACAATTAACGGTTGGTTTAGCGAAGATTTCACCCTAGCAGAAATCAAAACTCTCAATTCTATTGAACGTCTGCCAGATTTACGGGGAACCAAGTTTGATGGTGATGGGCTGAAAGTTCCCAGTTTGGAAGAAATCATTGATTTGGTGAAACAGGTAGAAGCCGAAACAGGACGCAAAATCGGCATTTATCCTGAAACCAAACATCCTACCTTCTTTGCTTCCGAAGGCACTCTTTTAGATGGTTCCCCCATCAACATTAGCTTGGGACAAGTTCTAGTTAACACTTTAGTCGCCCAAGAGTTTACTGACCCCGAACGGGTGTTTATTCAATCCTTCGAGGTGGGTAATCTCCAGGAACTGAAACAGTTGATCATGCCAGATGCCGGCATTGATATTCCCCTCATTCAACTGCTGGGCGGTGCGAATGGTAGACCTTATGATTTTAGAGTTAGTGGTGACTCCCGCACCTATGGCGACCTTACCAAGTCTACAGAATTAGCGGCGATCGCCACCTACGCCGCAGGTATTGGCCCCAACAAGCGCCTGATTGTCCCTTCTGTAGGTGGAGTCCTCCAAGCACCCACCACCCTGGTAGAAGATGCCCATGCAGTCGGTTTACTCTTACACCCCTACACCTTCCGCAACGAAGATATTTTCCTCGCACCAGACTACAACGGCGATCCGAAACTAGAATATCAACAGTTTATTGAGTTAGGCGTTGATGGTTTCTTCTCTGACTTCCCAGGTACAGGTAGCTTAGTGGTTGACCAATTATTGGGTGATCCTGTTTACTCAAATCTGGCGCGTTCTCGCGGCTTTGAAGGCATGGCTATCAGCCTGGATAAGAAAACCATCTATCCCTTACTAGAAGGTACTGTAATTGGCGACCCTGCTAATTCCTTACGCATCTATGAATTTGATGTGGAATCGAAGCAGTATCAGGGTTTAGCTGGCTACTACCGCATGGAACAACCCAATCACGCCATCGGTGCATTAACCGTAATCAATGAAAATGAATTTCTCGTGATTGAACGAGACAATAATCAAGGTGCAGATGCCCAGTTCAAGAAGATATTCAAGATTGATTTGTCTCAAAAAGATGCCAATGGTTTTGTGACCAAAGAGGAAGTTGTTGATTTACTGAATATCAGTGACCCCAATGATTTAAATGGAGACGGTGACACTAAATTTACCTTTCCCTTTGTCACTATTGAATCTGTGGTGGTAATTGATGAAAACACACTCCTACTGGCTAACGATAACAATTATCCCTTTTCAGTCGGTAGACCACCTGTCATAGATAACAACGAAATCATTCTCTTAGGTTTAGATAAGCCGCTTAATTTGGCTACTCCTGTAGTCAGCATTGTAGCCCCGGTTCCCGATACAGCAGAAGCAGGTAATCAACCAGGAGTTTTCCGCATTTCCCGCATTGGTAACACCAGTAAATCCCTGACAGTGAACTACACCGTCGAAGGTGCTGCTACTAATGGCGTTGATTACAACAACCTCATGGGCTTTGCGACTATCGCCGCCGGTCAAACCTTTGTGGATGTCACAGTAACACCAGTAGATGATGATTTACTGGAGGGTGATGAAACTGTGATCCTCAACTTAGTTGATGAAGCTGAATACGTTCTCGGTATATCCAACACTGCCACTGTGACAATTGCCGACAACAATTTTGTGCCACTGGTGAATAATCCTGGTAGCGATACTTTTACGATTCGCGGTAGCGGTGACACAGTACAACTCCAAGTTAGTCTGACTAGAACTAAACCGAATCAGGTGAATGAATTGGGTGTATTTACGGTGGATGATGCTGAAGGTAGAATCAACGGTATTGCCCCAGGGGAAGCTGGTTATGCGGAAGCTGCATTAGAACGGGCGCAAGCAATTTTCTCTGGTGTGCATAGATTGCCTACTGGCTTTAGCCAAGACAACATTACCCGGTTATTGGAAGTTAATTCTGGCGATAATCTGAGATTCTATGTAGTGCCAAATGGTACAAGTGATGAAGTCCGGGCGGGAGTTATCCCCATCACAGATGTAGTATTTGCTGATGCTTCAACTCAAAGAGTTACTGATTTGGGAAACGATGAATTTTCCTTAGCTTGGAAGGTAAAGTCTTTGATTAGCTCTACCTATGAAGATTTTGAGGTGAAGATTCAGGCGACTGAGCAACCATTACCTTTAGGTACAGGTTTGCAAGGGACATCACAAGCTGAATTGATTGATTTACGAGGTATTACGCAATCGGTACAAGCTGAATTTGTGGTCAACCGAGAAGCCGCTTTAAACAACTACGTCAGTTTTTATCGCGTAACTGATGAAAATGGGGGTATTGACGTTGACGGTAATGGCACAGCAGATATTCTTCCCGGAGAAGCTGGTTACACCCAAGCCGCCGTTAGTGCGCGTATTCCAGGGATTGACTTAACGACGAATAACCGCCAGACAAGCACTTACACAGCTATTTTAGAGGCTGGTTCTCTTTTAGCACCATTCATGATTGCTGATGGTAGTCCCGCAAATATGAATGCTCAGTCGGTTTATTTCCCATTCTTGGGGGCTAATTCTACACAGGTAGATCACGTCACCCTCTTAGGAAATAATGTCTTTGCCTTTGAGGATTTACAACGTGGTGACAAGGACTTTAACGATATGATTGTCCGCGTTAATTTGACTTTTGGCTAA
- a CDS encoding Dps family protein: MRTINIGLTEEQRQGVMNLLNQDLADAYVLLVKTKKYHWDVVGPQFRSLHELWEEQYEKLTESIDALAERIRALGGFPLGTMEGFLKIATLKEHSGDVPLATGMVAQLGENHEQVIRNLRDHVDQCSEQFHDEGTADFLTGIMEEHEEMAWMLRSFIEGEALEPNGVQPAGETKTPVGV, from the coding sequence ATGCGTACAATTAATATTGGTTTGACAGAAGAGCAGCGTCAAGGTGTGATGAATCTGTTGAATCAAGATTTAGCAGATGCCTACGTTTTGCTCGTAAAAACCAAAAAGTACCATTGGGATGTTGTCGGCCCTCAGTTCCGCAGTTTGCATGAACTTTGGGAAGAACAGTATGAAAAACTCACTGAAAGTATTGATGCTTTAGCGGAACGGATTCGCGCTTTGGGCGGTTTCCCACTGGGTACAATGGAGGGCTTTCTCAAGATTGCTACGCTCAAAGAACATAGCGGTGATGTCCCCTTAGCAACAGGAATGGTAGCTCAACTGGGAGAAAATCACGAGCAGGTGATTCGGAATTTGCGGGATCATGTGGATCAGTGCAGTGAGCAGTTTCATGATGAGGGAACTGCTGACTTTTTAACTGGAATCATGGAAGAGCATGAAGAGATGGCCTGGATGTTGCGCTCGTTCATTGAAGGAGAAGCGTTAGAACCTAACGGTGTGCAACCAGCCGGAGAAACTAAAACTCCTGTGGGCGTGTAG
- a CDS encoding ChaB family protein, giving the protein MPEVYQAERTISAVFKEQKQIDQVIRRLLDRGVPRDHISIMGKNFQSETRISGFITKKDVILGGLRTGAIFGSLFGSFLSLLTGVGVLFVPFVGPIVAAGPIGALLLGAASGAIAGSAGAGLVSALTAWGMPEDKAAVYQTRLQAGEFMLMAEVPSDRLGEFQLLIESSGGEEIHTTDKTLTHPCSGPCNSPEDLSVEVRSHLSEEAQRTFMDRYNAVLNQTSDEFTAEQAAWEAVHQQFDEDENGVWSKAKVNV; this is encoded by the coding sequence GTGCCAGAAGTTTATCAAGCAGAACGTACCATATCAGCTGTATTTAAGGAACAAAAGCAGATTGATCAGGTGATTCGACGTTTACTCGATAGGGGTGTGCCTAGAGATCATATTTCGATCATGGGCAAAAATTTCCAGTCAGAAACGCGAATTTCTGGTTTCATTACCAAGAAAGATGTGATTCTGGGAGGCTTGAGAACAGGAGCAATTTTTGGTTCCTTATTTGGTTCGTTTCTCAGCTTGCTGACTGGTGTGGGTGTACTGTTCGTTCCTTTTGTTGGTCCGATTGTGGCAGCAGGCCCGATTGGTGCGTTGTTGCTCGGTGCTGCTAGTGGTGCGATCGCCGGGAGCGCTGGCGCTGGACTCGTATCGGCTTTAACTGCTTGGGGAATGCCTGAAGATAAAGCCGCAGTTTATCAAACACGCTTACAAGCTGGCGAGTTTATGTTAATGGCAGAAGTGCCGAGCGATCGCCTGGGCGAATTTCAATTGCTGATCGAAAGTTCTGGTGGTGAAGAAATTCACACAACTGATAAAACATTGACTCATCCTTGTTCTGGTCCATGTAACAGTCCAGAAGATTTGTCTGTGGAAGTTCGCTCTCATCTTTCTGAAGAAGCTCAACGTACATTCATGGATCGTTATAATGCGGTTTTAAATCAGACAAGTGACGAGTTCACAGCTGAACAAGCAGCTTGGGAAGCTGTTCATCAGCAGTTTGATGAAGACGAAAACGGCGTTTGGTCAAAGGCTAAGGTGAATGTTTAG
- a CDS encoding GlsB/YeaQ/YmgE family stress response membrane protein: protein MNLLAWIILGLIAGAIAKAIYPGRQGGGILTTMILGIIGALIGGTIVTLLETGRLQLTAASLSIPGLIVAIIGAVIAIFLWGLLTGSTSH from the coding sequence ATGAACCTACTTGCTTGGATAATTCTGGGTTTAATTGCCGGAGCTATTGCTAAAGCTATTTACCCTGGTCGTCAGGGCGGCGGAATTCTGACAACGATGATCTTGGGTATTATCGGTGCTTTAATTGGGGGAACTATTGTGACTCTCCTAGAAACAGGAAGATTACAACTGACTGCGGCAAGTCTGAGTATTCCTGGTCTAATAGTCGCGATCATTGGTGCAGTAATTGCCATCTTTTTATGGGGCTTGCTAACTGGTAGTACCAGTCATTAG
- a CDS encoding STAS domain-containing protein, with amino-acid sequence MNQQVKVVKLSGIVNTTSTEELRQHITHLLESDAKIVLVDCQDVSFMDSSALGALVLAFKTLRAAETRLVLCSINEQVRILLELTGMDKVFEIFANQDEFNQALLSAKY; translated from the coding sequence ATGAATCAACAAGTCAAAGTTGTGAAACTCAGTGGAATTGTCAATACTACAAGCACAGAAGAGCTACGCCAACATATTACTCATCTTCTAGAAAGTGATGCAAAAATAGTGTTAGTTGATTGTCAAGATGTTTCTTTTATGGATAGTTCTGCCTTGGGGGCTTTGGTATTAGCGTTCAAAACCTTACGGGCAGCAGAGACTAGGCTAGTTCTCTGTTCTATTAATGAACAAGTCAGAATATTATTGGAATTAACAGGTATGGATAAAGTATTTGAGATATTTGCTAATCAAGATGAGTTTAATCAGGCTTTACTATCTGCAAAGTATTAA